TTGAGCGTCGGTCTAGACGTTTTTTCTATAACATAATGTGTGTAACATTTGTTACACATGTTAGCTTAAGGTGATTCGACTTCTACGGAGAGGAGTCGATCTTCGTTAACTGATTGAAACCCGGTAATCCGGACTAAGGTTGCGGCGCTGTTTCGATTCAGTTTTAGCGGTAAGTTAATGTGAGTTTAGAGGTGCCAGTCTAACAATCTTTTTTCGCCTTGTATCTTTTTCAGATCAGTGATGTCCTGTGTTACCTCGACGGTTCCCAAGTATTGTCCTGCTTTGTCTCTGACTGCGAAGTATCGGATATGGATGGTTCGCTGGTTCATCTGGATCCAGAACTCGGCCACGTTTTTCTTTCCAGTTTTGAAGGCGTCTAGAATGTTGTTTACGATGTGAACGCTTTTCTCAGGGTGGCAGAGCTGAACACTTCTTCCGATTACTGCTTTGGTTCTTACGAACACTCGGTCTCCGCCTTCGCTGAAGTACTTGACCTTGTCGTCTTTGTCGATGAAGGTTAAGTCGAAGGGGATGGCGTTCAAACAGGCTTCTAGCTGCTCCTTCGAGAAGCTCCCGGTTTCAAGAAGCATCTGGTCTCGGGGGATGGATAATGATGCATCTTCTACTTCAATCGAGGTTGTTTCTTCGGCAGCGGTGTTTCTCACGGTTTCAGGTGAGAAGCAGCAGTAACCTATTTTGTTGAACTGTTTTTCGACGTCGCTCCACTCGCTTTGCGAGAATGTTCTGAGCGCCATCGGGAAGAGGATTGTGTTCTCCTTGTTGAAGTGCGTGGAGAGCAAGTCGTCGATGCTTTTAGCTAGGGTTGAGAGTTTGCCTCGAGAACAGTCTAGATCTGTGTCTAAACCTGTGCCCAGTAGGCTGTAGAGCTCTTTTTTCAATCCTCGTATCTGGTTGTGCTCAGACCACATCATTTTAGGCGGCTGAGTGATCCCGTGCTTCTCTAGGAGGGGGAAAAGCACGTTCTCCTCTCGCTGATAGTGCTTCTCAGCCTCTTTGAAATGCTCCGCAATACTGTGGATGTGCTGAACGTTGTCGCCTTCTAAGATGAAATCATCCACGTCTTCGTCGGAGATGCGTTTCAGCTCATGAGCAAACTCTAGCAGAGCTTTATGCTCCTCCATCAAAGTGTGAATAGGATGTCCAGGTGATAGTGACTCCGTCAAGTCAA
This window of the Nitrososphaerota archaeon genome carries:
- a CDS encoding PAS domain-containing protein: MGIDLTESLSPGHPIHTLMEEHKALLEFAHELKRISDEDVDDFILEGDNVQHIHSIAEHFKEAEKHYQREENVLFPLLEKHGITQPPKMMWSEHNQIRGLKKELYSLLGTGLDTDLDCSRGKLSTLAKSIDDLLSTHFNKENTILFPMALRTFSQSEWSDVEKQFNKIGYCCFSPETVRNTAAEETTSIEVEDASLSIPRDQMLLETGSFSKEQLEACLNAIPFDLTFIDKDDKVKYFSEGGDRVFVRTKAVIGRSVQLCHPEKSVHIVNNILDAFKTGKKNVAEFWIQMNQRTIHIRYFAVRDKAGQYLGTVEVTQDITDLKKIQGEKRLLDWHL